In Dyella jiangningensis, the genomic stretch GATGAGGCGCTGCAGTCGCGCACAGGGTGCGCTCCCACATGGTGGCGGCGTGTACACAGATCTCTCTGTAGGAGCGCACCCAGTGCGCGAAAAGCCTACAGAGCGGCCACGACGAGCCCACGATCGCGCACTGGGTGCGCTCCTACAAAGGAATGCGCAACCTACGCCACGGCGCAGAAAGAACACGGCGCGCTACAACCACTCCCGCTTGCCGGTGAACACGATGGTGAGCCACTCCACCCGGATATCACTGCCGAGGCGGTGGGCGATCTGGCTGCGGACTTCGTCGATCGATTCCATGGTGCCCAGCGGGCGCGAAGGATCGACCAGGATGTGGATGTCGATGAAGCGCATGCGGCCGATCTTGGCGACGTAGCTGCTGAAGTCGAGGTAGCCGCGCTCGTGCACCATGGCCTGCATCACCGCGCGCACGCGCTGGTCGAGCGCATCGGGGGCCAGTTGCAGTACTTCGCGCAGCGCCTGCCACAGGCTGCCCAGGGGCAGCGGCAGCAGCACGACGACGAGCAGCAGCAGGATGGCGGAGTCGATGTAGCGCGTCCAATGATCGAGCGTGCCGCCCTCGATGACCGCCGCCAACGCAAAGCCGATCAACACCGCGATGCTGATGCAGCCGCCGATCAGCCAGCCGCGCGCATCGAGTTGCACCAGCACCGAGCCCAGCTGCTTCGACTGGCGGTTCATCTGGTAGGCCATGCCCATGCTGACCACGCTCATCACCACCGCCCATGCGGCGCCGAGGCCGAAGGCGATTTCGTGGCCGCCGGTCAGCAGGTCGTGCAGGGCGGTGAAGGCGGCGTAGCTGCAGATGGCGGTGAGTACGGTGGCGTTGAACACCACCATCAGCGGTTCGAGGTGCCAGTAGCCGAACTGGAAACGCCGGCTGCCTTCGCTGGAGACCAGGCGCGACACCAGCAGCGATCCGCCGGTGAGCACGACGTCGACCAGCGAGTAGAAACCGTCGAACGCGATCGCCTGCGAACGCATCAGCAGGCCCACGGCGACACAGGCAACGCCAACGACGAAGGTGACGGCAATCGACAGGCGCAGCTGGCGTTGTTCGCGAGTGGTATCCATACGAAAGCCAGTCCCCAGGAGGTCAACGGAAACCACGGATGCACCGCCGAACACCGGCGCGATCGCCGGCGGCTTCGTGGCGAATTATATGGTGCAGTCCGCCGTCGCCGCTCCGTGAAAGTATGGCGCGGACGCGGCCTGCTCCTTCACGTTTTGCTTCCACAAAGCGCGCCAGCATGCTCGACGCCTCTGTGCCATCGCCCGGGTGTTGCCATGTCGAACAAGCCCAGTTCGCGGTCACGTCGCGACTTTTTGCGTCAGTCAATGGTGGCCGTGCCCGCGGTCACCTTGCTGGGCGGCTCGACCCTCGCGCAGCCACCGAATGCAGCGGCATCGGCAGCGGGATCGGCTTACTCGCCACGCTATTTCACCGCCGCGGAATGGGACTTCCTGCAGTCGGCGGTCGATCGGCTGATCCCGCACAACGAGGACGGACCCGGCGCGGTGGAAGCGGGCGTGCCCGAGTTCATCGACCGTCAGATGGAAGACAGTTACGGCCACGGCGGCTACTGGTACATGCAGGGACCGTTCGCCCCCGACGCTCCGCCGACGCTGGGCTACCAACTGCGCTTTACGCCACGCGACCTGTACCGCACCGCCATCGCCGACGTCGAGAGCTGGTGCCAGAAGCAGCACGGCAAGAAGTTCTCGGCGCTCTCGCCGGACGAACGCGACGGCGTGCTGCACCAGTTGGAGAAGGGCGAGATCAAGCTGGAGCAGGTGCCGTCCGCGGCGTTCTTCACCCAACTGCTGACCAATACCAAGGAAGGCTATTTCGCCGACCCTATGTATGGCGGCAACAAGCACATGGGCGGCTGGAAGATGATCGGCTTCCCCGGCGCACGCGCCGACTATGCCGACTGGATCGAACAGCCGGGCAAGACCTACCCGCTGGGACCGGTATCCATCGACGGGGAGCAGTCATGATCCGCATGAAACCGGTCGACGTGGTGATCGTCGGTTTCGGCTGGACCGGCGCGATCATGGGCATCGAGCTGGCCGAGGCGGGATTGGACGTGCTCGCGCTGGAACGCGGCGTGTTCCGCGACACCTCGCCGGACTTCACCTATCCGCACAACGCCGACGAACTGGCCTACGGCATTCGCGGCAAGCTGTTCCAGCCGCTGGCCAACGAGACCATCACCATCCGCCACGGCGTCAACGACACCGCGCAGCCTTATCGCCAGTATGGCTCGTTCCTGTTCGGGCACAACGTCGGCGGCGCCGGCCTGCACTGGAATGGCCAGCATTACCGGCCCTCGCCGGAAGACCTCGTGCTGGAAAGCCACATGCGCCAGCGCTATGGCGCGAAGTTCATGCCGGACGACATGCAGATCCAGGATTGGGGCGTGACCTACGACGAACTGGAGCCCTTCCTCGAACAGTTCGAGTACGTGTGCGGCACCTCGGGTCGCGCGGGCAACCTCAATGGCGAGATCCGCGATGGCGGCAACCCGTTCGAGGGTCCGCGCAAGCGCGAGTATCCGAATCCACCGGTGGCCGATAACTATGCCGCACGGCTGTTTTCCGATGCGGCGCGATCGCTCGGCCACAAGCCGTTTCCGCAGCCGTCGTCGAACGCGTCGCAGCCCTACACCAACCCCTACGGCGTGCGCCTGGGGCCGTGCAACCTCTGCGGTTACTGCGAGCGCTTCTGCTGCTTCATGTATTCCAAGGCGTCGCCACAGACGACCATCCTGCCGGTGCTGATGCGCAAGCCCAACTTCTCGCTGCGCACGCAGAGCCACGTGACGCGCGTGAACCTGGACAGCACGCGCAAGCGCGCCACCGGCGTCACCTACATCGACGCGCAGGGCCGCGAGGTGGAGCAGCCGGCCAACCTGGTGATCGTCGCGGCCTTCCAGATGCACAACGTGCGGCTGATGCTGCTGTCGGGCATCGGCACACCGTACGACCCGGCCACCGGCAAGGGCGTGATCGGCAAGAACTACGCGTACCAGATGATGAGCAACATCAATCTTTTCTACGACAAGGACGTGCAGATCAATCCGTTCATCGCCGCAGGCTCCGGCGGCAACGCGATCATCGACGACTTCAACTCCGACCATTTCGACCACGGGCCGCACGGTTTCGTGGGCGGCGGCTACATCCTCGGCGGCCAGACCGGTGGCCGACCGATCCAGCAGCTGTCGCTGCCGCCGGGCACGCCGGCCTGGGGCGACAAGTGGAAGCGCGCCGCCAAGGAAGCCTACCTGCACACCACCAGCGTGCAGACGCATGGCTCGGTGATGTCCTATCGCGATCGCTACCTGGATCTTGACCCGACCTACAAGGATCGCTTCGGCCAGCCGTTGTTGCGCATGACCTTCGACTGGCACGACAACGAATACAAGATGACGCGGTTCCTTACCGACCGCGCGCAGGACATCGCCAATGCGATGAAGGCCCGCCAGACCTCGCAGACCATCCGCAAGCAAGGCGACCATTACGACGTGCGCCAGTACCAGACCACGCACACCACCGGCGGCGTCATCCAGGGAGCCTCGCCGGAAACCAGCGCGCTCAACTCGTTCCAGCAAAGCTGGGACGTGCCGAACGTGTTCGTCACCGGCGCCTCGGCGTTTCCGCAGAACATCGGCTACAACCCGACCGGCCTCATCGGCGGCCTCACCTATCGATCGGTGAAGGCGATCCGCGAGACCTATCTCAAGAACCCCGGCCCCCTGGTGCAGGCATGAACGCCGCGGCCCGCCGTCGGCGTGGTGGCAGTGGCGTGCTGCGCGTCATCCTGGTGCTGATCGTGCTGGTGGTGCTGGCATGGTTTGCCACGGTGGTTTTCCAGGGTGGCGGCGGCAACGCATCGGCCGCTGCACCGGCACCCAACGACGAACTGCTGAAGCAGGGCGAGTACGTTGCACGCCTCGGCGATTGCGCGGCCTGCCATACCGCCCCTGGCGGCAAGCCGTATGCCGGCGGGCTCGCCATCGCCTCGCCGATCGGCACCATCTACAGCACCAACATCACGCCGGACGCCAAGACCGGCATCGGCAACTACAGCTATGGCCAGTTCGAGCGGGCCGTACGGCGCGGCATCAACGCCGCCGGCCATACGCTGTACCCGGCGATGCCGTATCCCTCGTACGCCAAGGTGAGCGATGGTGACATCCAGGCGCTGTATGCGTATTTCATGCATCGCGTGGCGCCGGTGGAACAGGTCAACCATCGCGAGGACATCCCCTGGCCGCTCTCGATGCGCTGGCCGCTCACCTATTGGCGCTGGCTGTTTGCGCCGAAAGTGGCGCCGGTGGAAACGGCAGCGACGGGCGATGCCGCGCTTGCACGCGGGCAGTACCTGGTGGAAGGCCTGGGCCACTGCGGCGCCTGCCACACGCCACGCGCCTTCACGCTGCAGGAAAAGGCGTTGACGCCCGACGACAGCACCTACCTCAGCGGCGGCGTGAACGACAACTGGGTGGCGCCGAGCCTGCGCGGCGAGGTGGCCAGCGGCCTGGGCAGCGTCGACCAGGAGGAGCTGGTCGCATTGCTGAAGAATGGCCGCTCCGCGCGCAGCGCGATCTTCGGCGGCATGAGCGACGTGGTCCAGCACAGCACGCAGTTCATGAGCAATGAAGATCTCGCTGCGATCGCGCACTTCCTCAAGTCGCTGCCGCCCAAGCGTGCGGAAACGGCGCTGACCTATGACCAGGCAACCCGCACCGCGCTTTACGCCGGCAACACCGACAAGCCGGGTGCGCGGTTGTACGTCGACAACTGTGCGGCCTGCCATCGCACCGACGGCCACGGCTATGGCGAGGTGTATCCGGCATTGGCGGGCAACCCCGCGGTCAATGCGACCGACCCGACCTCGCTGGCGCGACTGGTGCTGCACGGCGGCACCATGCCTTCCGGCCGCGAGGCACCCACGCAATTCACCATGCCCGCCTTCCGCGATCGCCTGAGCGACCAGCAGATCGCAGAGGTGCTGACCTACGTGCGTTCCAGCTGGGGCAACCGCGGCGGCACCGTCACCGCGTCGAAGGTTTCCGACCTGCGCAGGTTGCCCGCGCACCAGCAGAACCTGATGACGGGTTACGACCCGCGCGTAGGTGAGCAGCCGACCCAGCCCTGACGGCCGGGCGCTGCGTCAGCGTTGCGCCACTGCGGCGGTGCCCTCCACGCTGCCGGACCAACCGCCGCCCAGCGCACGGAACATGGCGACTGCCGCGCGCGCATCGTCGGCATGCACGCGGGCAAGCTGGTCGCGCGAGCTCAGCAACTGGCGATCCTCATCCAGCACTTCGATCAGGCTGACGGCACCGCCCTTGTACGCATCCTGCGCGGCGTCGCGTGCCTGTTGGTGCGCGGCCACTTCGTCGGTGAGTTCGCGGTGCTGCGATTCCAGCTCGGCGAGCGAGACGATGGCATTCTCCACGTCTTCGGTAGCGCGCAGCATCGACTGCCGGTATTGCGCCAGCGCTTCGACGTTGGCGCCCTTGGCCTGCGCTACCTCGGCGTCGACGCGGCCGAAATCGAACAGGCGCCAATGCAGGCCGAGCACCGCCTGCGGCTGGAACGCGGCGGACGAGAACAGCGAACCGCTGTGCAGCGTCTCGAAGCCGAGCAGTGCACCCAGCGATACCTTGGGGTAGTACTCGGCCGTGGCCACGCCGATGCGTGCGTTCGACGCGGCGAGCTTGCGCTCGGCGGCGATCACGTCGGGGCGGCGGCTCAACAGCATCTGCGGGCCGCCCTCCGCACCGACGGCCGGCACGGCGTACGTTGCGCCCGGTGCCTGCAATTCGCCCGCGTAAGTGCCCGGCGCCGCGCCCATCAGCACGTCGAGACGATTGAGCTGTTGCGCGAGCGTGATGCGCAACGGCGGCAAGGTGGCCCTTGCCTGCAGCAGCAGCGCCTGGGCCTGCGCGAGTTCGCGCGAGGTGGCGAGGCCGCCGGCAAGGCGAACCTTCACCAGCTCCACCAGCTGCGCCTCGGTATCGATCTGCTGTTGCGCGAGGCGCAGGCGTTCCTGTGCGCCACGCGCCTGGAAATAGCTGTCGGCCGCCTCGGCGGCGACCATCACGCGCACGCCATCCTGATTCGCCTCGGCCGCTTCAGCCTCGGCTTGCGCGGCTTCGGCGCCACGATGCAGGCCACCGACCAGATCCAGCTCCCAGCTGGCGCCCACGCCGATGTTCTCCAGCGTCTGCGTGCGCTTGTAGCCCGGCGTATGACTGGCGAGCTCGCCGAGCGGACTCTGGGTGGACTGGTACTGCTGCACCACCTGCGCATCGAGGCTGCCTTGCGGCTTGAGTTGCGCGCCAGCTTCACGGGCGGCGGCACGCGCCTGGTCGACGCGCGCGATGGCCGCGGCGAGATCCAGGTTCTGCGTCATCACGCGACCGATGATGAGGCTGAGTTCGGGATCGTCGAAGCCGCTCCACCAGGTGTCGAGTGCGGGCGCGGGACGCGTCACGTCCCGCGTTTCCAGCAGTGCCTGGCTCGCATAACCCGCATGGGCTTTCACGTCGGGGCGAACGTAGTCGGGACCGACCATGCAACCGGCAAGCCCCACCATGGCAGCGGCCATCGCCGCCAGGCGAAGGGTGAAACGACGCGACGTCCGCGACCACGGCGAACGGGCGACCGAAGAAGACGACAGCGTGGTGTTCATGAGGATGTCCTGAGCCACAGGCTCGGCTAACAAGGGAAAGGGGGAAACGTCGGGTTCAGTGCGAATCCGCGGACGGGCCGACCGGCGGCGCTACCTTGCGCATCAGCGGCACCAGCACGGTGGCGACGACGAAACAGACCATGATCACGAGGAAGGCATCGGCGTAGGACTGCGTCTGCGCCTCGCGATAGGCGAGCTGCCACAGCTGATGAAGCGCGCTGTTGGCCGCTTCCGTCGTGTTCGATCCCAGTTCGGCAATATGGCCACCGGCCTGCGTCAGCCACTGGTTCATCGCCTCGTTGTCGACATTGAGATGTTCGGCCAGGCGATAGAAATGCAGATTGGTGCGGTCGTTGAGCACGGTGGCGCACACCGCGATGCCGATCGCGCCGCCCAGGTTGCGCATCAGGTTGAACAGGCCGGATGCAAGCTTGAGTCGCGCCGGCGCCAGGCCACCCAGCGTCAATGTCACCGTCGGCGGTACCGCGAGCTGTTGCGCCATGCCGCGCAGTGCCTGTGGCAGCAGCAGTTCATGGCCTCCCCAGTCGTGCGTGATCGGCGTGAAATCCCACATCGAGACCGCAAACAACGCCAGGCCCGCCATCATGATCCAGCGCAGGTCGTAGCGCTGAGCAAGGAACGAGTACAGCGGAATGGTGAGGATCTGGAACACGCCGGTGGAGAAGATGGCTTCACCGATTTCCAGCGCGCTGTAACCGCGCACGCGTCCGAGGAACAACGGCGTGAGGTAGATGGTGGCGAACAGGCCGATGCCGGTGACGAAGGAGAACAGACAGCCCAGCGCGAAGTTGCGGTCGCCCAGCGCACGAAGGTCGACGACGGGGTGATCGTAGGTCAGGCTTCGAAACACGAACCCGATGCCCGCCAGACCCGACAGCCAAGCTGTGGTGGTGATGGTCTGGTCGCTGAACCAGTTCCAGCGCGGGCCCTCTTCCAGCGTGTATTCCAGGCAACCAAGGAAGATGGCGAGCAGCACCATGCCCAGGTAGTCGGCATGACGCAGCAGCGAGTAGTCATGTGAATCGATGTTCACCAGCAGCGGCACGGCGATGGCGACGAACAGGCCAGGCACCAGGTTGACGTAGAACAGCCAGTGCCATGACGCGTGGTCGGTGATCCAGCCACCCAGCGTCGGGCCCAAGGTGGGTGCCAGCGAGGCGATCGCGCCGATGGTGGCCGCGGCAATCACACGCTGCTTGTTGTGGAAGAACACGAACGCGGTGGTGAACACCATCGGGATCATCGAGCCGCCGAGAAAGCCCTGCAGCGCGCGGAACGCGATCATGCTCTGGATATCCCACGCGATGCCGCACAGCAGGCTGGCGATGGTGAATCCAAGCGCGGAGAACGCGAACAGCCAGCGAGTTGAGAGTACTTTCGACAACCAGCCCGACAGCGGAATCACCACGATCTCGGCGATAAGGTAGCTGGTCTGCACCCACGCCGTTTCGTCCGTGCCGGCGGAGAGACCGCCGCCGATATCGCGCAAGGAAGCCGAGACGATCTGGATGTCCAGCAGCGCTATGAACATGCCCACGCACATGCTGGCGAAGGCGAACACCTTTTGTGTCATGCCGAGCGTGGCCGGATCGACCGGCCCCGCAAACCGCATGGCGGAGGCCGTGGTGTTCATGGCGCGCTGCTCTCGTGACCGGTGCGGGTATCCACTTCCGCCACCACCGACAGGCCGGGGCGCAACACGCCCAGCGCATCGTCATGGCTGTCGAGAATTACACGCACCGGCACGCGCTGCACGATCTTCGTGAAGTTGCCGGTGGCGTTCTCCGGCGGCAGCACGCTGAACTGCGCACCGGTCGCCGGTGCCAGGCTGCCGAGATGACCATGAAATACGCGCCCGGGCATCACGTCGGCGCGCACGTTCACCGCCTGCCCCGACTGCATGCGGGCGAGCTGATCCTCCTTGAAGTTCGCATCCACCCACAGGCCATGCGCAGGCACCACCGACAACAACTGCGAGCCGGCCGCGGCATACGCGCCCACGCGCGCGCGGCGGTTGCCGATGACACCGTCGAAGGGCGCGCGCAATTCGGTATAGCCCTCGTTGAGGCGCGCGATATCGAGTTCCGCCTTGGCCTGCTCCAGCGCAGCGCGCGCCTGCAGCTTTTGCGATTCGATCACGTCGATCTGTCGCTGCGCGGCCATCAGTGCAGCCTGCGCCTTGGTCGAAGCAGCCTTGGCGGTCTTGAAGGTGGCGTCGGCGCGCTGCGCGCTTTCGGTGGAGACGGCGGAGCGGCTGGAAAGATCGCGATAGCGTGCCTCGTCCTGCTGCGAGCGCAAGGTTTCCGCATCCGCAGCGAGCACGCCGGCCTGCGCCTGGTGGATCACTTCCTGCTGCAGGCGCTCGTTGGCGTCGAGGTTGGTCAGCAACGCCTGCTCCGCGGCCACCGCGCCTTCGGCCTTGGCGACGGCGGCGCGATAGTCGCGATCGTCGATCTTCACCAGCAGGTCGCCGGCATGCACGAACTGGTTGTCGGTGACGGCGAGCTGGGCGATATAGCCGGACACCTTCGGACCGACCACGGTGATGTCACCGCCGACATAGGCGTCATCGGTGTCTTCGATGAAGCGGCCGACGCTCCACCAATGCACACCGTAGATCACGGCCGCGACGACCGCCGCACCGGCCAGGGCGCGTACGATGCGCTTTCGCTTGTTGCGCGGTTCGGCGATGGGAATGGCAGGCGTGTCCGCCCGCTCGACGACGATGCTGCTCATGAGACGAACTCCAGGGAGAGGTGGGAGGATTCAGTGCCGGTCCGCGGCGAGATGCGCGTTCCTGAAATCAACATTGATGCGCGTGCGCTCATCGGCGGACGGGCCGGCCACGATGCTGTGGCGGCCGCGCGTGATGCGCTCGCCGGTGCGCAGATCGACCTGCGCCAGCTCCACCGGTTCACCCGTGGTCGTATCGGTGAGCAGGATGCTCGGCCCTTCCGGTGCGAAGTGGCGGTTGCCCCAGGCCATCAGCGCGAGCAGCACGGGGCGAAAGTCGCGACCTTGCTCGGTGAGCACGTATTCGTAGCGTTTCGGACGCGCGCAATACGGACGACGCTGCAGCAGGCCTGCCTGCACCAGGTCGCGCAGGCGCCGGCTGAGAATGTTCGGCGCGATGCCCAGGCTCTGCACGAAATCGTCGAAGCGGCGGATGCCATAGAACGCATCGCGCAGGATCAACATGCTCCACCCGTCACCGGCCCGCTCCAGGCCGCGGGCGACGGGACACTGCATGCTTTCGAAGCTTTTGCGTTGCATGACGGGAGCCTCGCTCCGCGCTTTAGATGATGACTATCATATAAATCGAAACTTGCAGAATGCAAGCGACTTTTTGTGACGCTGGCGTCAAGGTCGGGCGCGGGCATGCAGCCGGCTTCAGCCGCCAGGATCGGCGGCAGCCCGTATGGCGAACGGGGGGAGCGGTTTTAGCTGGCGGGGATCAGCGCCAGCGCGGCCTTGCGCCCCGCGGCGAGGATGTCGTCCGACACGTCGGTATCGGCCACCGCGCGTGCCATCGCCAGCGTGCCGACCAGCGTGGAGAACAGCGCCATCGCCGTCGCGCGCCGCTGTTTGGGCTTGAGCGTCCTGGGCAAGGCATCGGCCAGCAGCGCCACCATGTGCTCGACGCCACGCGTGAATTCCTCGCGCACCACGTCGGCGCCGCGTGCAATCTCGGGTGACAGCGCGGCGGCCACGCAACCTTCGGCCATGGCATCGCGATGCCGCGCACTGAGGTAGCTGTTGATCACCGCCTCCACGCCGCCGCGCTCGGGGTCGTGCAGCACTTTTTCCAGCCGCTCGTAGGTGTTGCTCCAGGCCTGGCTGACTGCTTCGCGGGCCAGGTCGTCCTTGGACTCGAAGTGGTTATAGAAGCCGCCCTGCGTGAGACCGATGTCGCCCATGAGGTTGGCGACGCCCACCGCGGCGATGCCTTCGCCGCGAAAGCGTGCCGCCGCGGTGTCGATGATCCGCTGCCGCGTGGCTTCCTTGTGACCTTTGCTGTAGCGCATGGCTCTTTTCCTGCCGACCTCTGGCCGGCCATTGAAAACCGTCTTGCCGATCATATCAAATGACGACCATCATCCAAAACCGGTCAACCGGCCCCTCCCGTCACAAAGGTCACCCCTCATGAACATCCAAGGCTCCATCGCCCTCGTCACCGGCGCCAACCGCGGCCTCGGGCTCGCCTACGCCAAGGCGCTGCTCGCCGCCGGCGCGCGCAAGGTCTACGCCGGTGCGCGCGATCCATCCACCGTCACCCTGCCCGGTGTGATTCCGGTCAAGCTCGATGTCACCTCTCCGCAGGATGTCGCGGCGGCCGCGGCGCTATGCGGCGACGTCGATCTCGTGATCAACAACGCCGGCATCAGCGGCGGCGCGTTCCTGCTGGACGCCACCGACGGCGAGGCCACGCTGCGCCGCCTGCTGGAGACCAACCTGCACGGCATCCACGCCATCGCCGTCGCGTTCGCTCCGGTGCTCAAGGCCAACGGCGGTGGCGCGCTGGTGAACATGCTCTCCGCGTTGAGCTGGCTGAGCCTGGAGTCGACGAGCGCCTATTCGGTGTCCAAGGCGGCCGCGTGGGCGCTGACCAACAGCCTGCGCAATGAATTGCGTGCGCAGGGTACGCAGGTACTGGGCGTGCATGCGGGCTACATCGACACCGACATGGTCAGCCACATCGATGCGCCCAAGAGCAGCCCGACGGACATCGCCGCGCGGACCCTGGAGGCCCTGGCCAAGGGCGAGTCCGAAGTACTGGCCGACGAGACCTCCCGCCAGGTGAAGGCCGGCTTCGGCGCCACGCCCGCGGTCTACCTCGGCGCGGCCTGATAGACGGCCATCCGGCGGCCCCGAAACGTACCCGCGGCTCGGGGCCGCCAAGCCATTCGTCATCGAATGGTCAAAAAATCCGCGTGCGTTGCAGCGCACCACTGGACGAATGCGCTCAAGGGAGTCACCCTTACCGTCTCCCCCGCTCCAGGATCGTCCATGAGAACGCCAACCCGTGCCGCCGCCACGCTGCTTGCTGATCTTGGCGGCACCAACGTGCGATTCGCGTTGGCTGATCCGGGTCGCGCCAACCCGCTGATGGACGACAGCGTGCGTCGCTACCGCGTCAAGGACCACGCATCGCTGGCCGAAGCCATCCGCCAGTATTTCGAAGACACCGGCCACACTGCACCGCGCGCGGTGATCGCAGCCGCCGGTCGCGTGAGCGAAGGCGAGACGGTCAAGGTCACCAACAATCCCTGGCAGGTCGCCGCGCATTCGCTGCAGGCCGAGTTGGGCATGGAGTCGGTGCACCTCGTCAACGATTTCGCCGCACAGGCCATGGCAGTGCCGCTGCTCGCGCACGACCAGCTTTCCTCGGTGGGTCCGCAGGCGCTGCCGCACCTTGGCCAGCGTGAACAGCAGACGTTCGTGGTGATGGGCCCGGGCACGGGTCTTGGCGTTGCCGGCCTGATGCGTCGCGAAGGCCACTGGATCGTGCTGGAAACCGAAGGCGGCCACGCCGGTTTCGCCGCGCACACCGCGGAAGACGTGGAGATCCTGCATCGCCTCAATGATCGCTTCGGCCGCGTGTCCAACGAACGCATGATCTGCGGCAACGGCCTGGTGAACCTCTATCTCGCGCTGGCCGACATGGCCGGCCAGCCGGCCGAGGAATACACGCCCGAAGACATCACCGCGCGCGCCGAAGCGGGCAGCGATCCGCTGTGCGTGCGCACGGTGGAAACGCTGGCCGGCATCTTCGGCAGCGTCGCCGGCGATCTCGTGCTCAGCCTCGGCGGCTGGGACGGCGTGTACCTCACCGGCGGCGTGCTGCCGATCCTGCTGCCGTGGATCAAGCGCGGCGGCTTCCGCGAACGCTTCGAGTCGAAGGGCCGGTTCCGCGAAACGATGGAACAGGTGCCGACGATTGCGATGATGCATCCGGAACCGGGCCTGCTCGGCGCCGCCGCACTCGCCGTGCTCGACGCCGGCAAGCCGCTGGTTCCGGGCGCCTGAGGCGACCGCCAGCCGGGGTTTGCACTCAACGGTACTGCCGCGTGAGGGCGAACGTGGCGTCGCCGTTCGTGCGCTCGATAAAGTAATCGAGCATCACGCTGTCGGCCGCCTGCGCTGCCGGCGTCAGGCGTTCCACATCGATCGCGTGCACGCCGCAACCAATGCGCTCCGTAAGAGCTGGCTGGTCGGCACTGCAGGTCGGCTGGACGATGCGACCCTCGAAAGTGAGCCGACCACTCGTACCTTGCGCCCCTGCCGTGCCGATGCATGCGGCACATGCCACAAGAGCAAGCAGACGTTTGCGTGTCATGACGTTTCTCCGACGAAATGAAGGTGCGTCGTACGGGCCATCCGTCGAGGTCGCTGGTGGCGACATGTCGTTTCCGGCGAATGCGCCCGGTCGACGAAGACAGCGTGCGCCGTCCGCATCGCGCTGTCTGTCAGGCCCGCGATGCGCCTACATCACGATGTGCTGCGAATCACATGGACGAGGAAGCGCCTGCACGGGTGCTACTCTGTGCGTCCTGATTCGATCGAGCCAATCGCCATGCCACGCGGTGACACAGCCTTCCTGTTCGATCTCGACGGCACGCTGGTCGACAGCGTCTATCAGCACGTATTGGCCTGGAAGGAAGCGCTCGACCGCGAAGGCGTGGAGCTGTCGGTGTGGCGCATCCATCGCAAGATCGGCATGAGCGGTGGCCTGTTCACCAACATCCTGCTGCGCGAAACCGGCCTGGAGATCACCGAGGAACGCCTGACGCGCCTGCGCACCTGGCACGCCGAGGCGTACAACCGCCAGGCGATGCAGGGCTCGGTACGACCATTGCCCGGTGCGCGCGAACTGCTCGCCTTCCTTACCGAGGAAGACATTCCCTGGGCCATCGCCACCAGCGGGCGCATGCAGACGGCAGCGCACAATCTGGAAGCACTCGGTGTCGATCCATCGAAGGTGCCGGTGGTGACGCGCGACCAGGTGCGTTA encodes the following:
- a CDS encoding winged helix-turn-helix transcriptional regulator codes for the protein MQRKSFESMQCPVARGLERAGDGWSMLILRDAFYGIRRFDDFVQSLGIAPNILSRRLRDLVQAGLLQRRPYCARPKRYEYVLTEQGRDFRPVLLALMAWGNRHFAPEGPSILLTDTTTGEPVELAQVDLRTGERITRGRHSIVAGPSADERTRINVDFRNAHLAADRH
- a CDS encoding SDR family oxidoreductase, with the protein product MNIQGSIALVTGANRGLGLAYAKALLAAGARKVYAGARDPSTVTLPGVIPVKLDVTSPQDVAAAAALCGDVDLVINNAGISGGAFLLDATDGEATLRRLLETNLHGIHAIAVAFAPVLKANGGGALVNMLSALSWLSLESTSAYSVSKAAAWALTNSLRNELRAQGTQVLGVHAGYIDTDMVSHIDAPKSSPTDIAARTLEALAKGESEVLADETSRQVKAGFGATPAVYLGAA
- the glk gene encoding glucokinase; amino-acid sequence: MRTPTRAAATLLADLGGTNVRFALADPGRANPLMDDSVRRYRVKDHASLAEAIRQYFEDTGHTAPRAVIAAAGRVSEGETVKVTNNPWQVAAHSLQAELGMESVHLVNDFAAQAMAVPLLAHDQLSSVGPQALPHLGQREQQTFVVMGPGTGLGVAGLMRREGHWIVLETEGGHAGFAAHTAEDVEILHRLNDRFGRVSNERMICGNGLVNLYLALADMAGQPAEEYTPEDITARAEAGSDPLCVRTVETLAGIFGSVAGDLVLSLGGWDGVYLTGGVLPILLPWIKRGGFRERFESKGRFRETMEQVPTIAMMHPEPGLLGAAALAVLDAGKPLVPGA
- a CDS encoding HlyD family secretion protein encodes the protein MSSIVVERADTPAIPIAEPRNKRKRIVRALAGAAVVAAVIYGVHWWSVGRFIEDTDDAYVGGDITVVGPKVSGYIAQLAVTDNQFVHAGDLLVKIDDRDYRAAVAKAEGAVAAEQALLTNLDANERLQQEVIHQAQAGVLAADAETLRSQQDEARYRDLSSRSAVSTESAQRADATFKTAKAASTKAQAALMAAQRQIDVIESQKLQARAALEQAKAELDIARLNEGYTELRAPFDGVIGNRRARVGAYAAAGSQLLSVVPAHGLWVDANFKEDQLARMQSGQAVNVRADVMPGRVFHGHLGSLAPATGAQFSVLPPENATGNFTKIVQRVPVRVILDSHDDALGVLRPGLSVVAEVDTRTGHESSAP
- a CDS encoding TetR/AcrR family transcriptional regulator, whose product is MRYSKGHKEATRQRIIDTAAARFRGEGIAAVGVANLMGDIGLTQGGFYNHFESKDDLAREAVSQAWSNTYERLEKVLHDPERGGVEAVINSYLSARHRDAMAEGCVAAALSPEIARGADVVREEFTRGVEHMVALLADALPRTLKPKQRRATAMALFSTLVGTLAMARAVADTDVSDDILAAGRKAALALIPAS
- a CDS encoding DHA2 family efflux MFS transporter permease subunit, whose product is MNTTASAMRFAGPVDPATLGMTQKVFAFASMCVGMFIALLDIQIVSASLRDIGGGLSAGTDETAWVQTSYLIAEIVVIPLSGWLSKVLSTRWLFAFSALGFTIASLLCGIAWDIQSMIAFRALQGFLGGSMIPMVFTTAFVFFHNKQRVIAAATIGAIASLAPTLGPTLGGWITDHASWHWLFYVNLVPGLFVAIAVPLLVNIDSHDYSLLRHADYLGMVLLAIFLGCLEYTLEEGPRWNWFSDQTITTTAWLSGLAGIGFVFRSLTYDHPVVDLRALGDRNFALGCLFSFVTGIGLFATIYLTPLFLGRVRGYSALEIGEAIFSTGVFQILTIPLYSFLAQRYDLRWIMMAGLALFAVSMWDFTPITHDWGGHELLLPQALRGMAQQLAVPPTVTLTLGGLAPARLKLASGLFNLMRNLGGAIGIAVCATVLNDRTNLHFYRLAEHLNVDNEAMNQWLTQAGGHIAELGSNTTEAANSALHQLWQLAYREAQTQSYADAFLVIMVCFVVATVLVPLMRKVAPPVGPSADSH